Within the Arachis duranensis cultivar V14167 chromosome 10, aradu.V14167.gnm2.J7QH, whole genome shotgun sequence genome, the region TTGCTTTGGGTGCCGCTCACCCTCTGCATTTTCCTTCCAAACTTCTCATACAGTTaaacagagaaaaaaaaacaaaaaagaaagaaagaaaaaaaaaaagagggagcATTGGCGGGAACGCATAACGAAATTAAATGATGTGACGCAAACACaaattgatataatcaaaatgaataAACTCGCAGCGGCTCCTGTGGCTGTTCCTATCGATCCTGCTCCGCCGCCAGGGCATTTTCCTCTTCGCTCCTCTCGTCTACATTTCTTGCATGCTCCTCTACATGGGAACCGTCGCCTTCGACATTGTTCCGATAATCAGCCACCGCTCCGCCCCTGGCTCCGTCTACCGTAGCCCGGAGCTTTATGCCAAGCTCCGGCCTGATATTGAAAATGATGATTCTTCTACTGATGCGGTTCGTGTTCATCTTTTCTTGATTTTGCTTCCGTTTTTTCTTGTCGCGCAATCTTTTTGCTTCTTGTCTATTTcgcagaaaatttattttgtctgGCGCGCGTGATTCGGCTAATGATGCATGCATCATGTTAGGCCGTTTGGTGTCATGGTGTGGGTGATTAaggtttttattttcattttatgatGAACGTTGAATTTGGAAAATCTTTTGATTTGGACCTCAAGTCTTGGAAAGTTATTTCAAGATGAAGAACTGGGTAATGCGTGATGATAATATTGAGTAGGTGACTTTTTTCTTGTGTGTAGAATTTAGATATGGCTTTAACGTTTTGTTTTGCACATGGTTTTGTATTTGATAGTGAGATATGGATTTCACCTTTTGTGAGTTTCTTTGTTGGGCTTTGGTTTTTCTATTGGTTTTGATAAATTGCTAATGGGAGGGCAGCATTTTAAAGATTGTAGTAGATTTTGTTTTAGTACTTAGACTAACCTGCTGAATCGAGTGGCTAGAATTCTGATGACAGCAAAACGAGTAGTATTCACGAAGTATTGTAAACTGTAAAGGATTGTTGTAACAGATGCTACTCTCAAGTAGGAAATACAAAATGTATTGGTCTAACATTGAGAATGATGAACTGAAAATGTATCAAAATTGCATTCAAAGATAACTACAAGTATACAAAAACACCCTACTGAATCATTGACCCCCCTCAATTCACATCTGTAATGAATAGACACATTGGAATCAATAGCAAGAAGGGAGATAGGTGATTAATATTCCAAACAAGGAAATTGATATGACAATTCACATTTCACACTTTCCTTTGATGCTTTGCTCCCTTGCAAGTTGCAACTGAGTTTAACCACTAATTGGGCCTATTGGACTAATATCATAACAAATATTTCAAGTATTGGAATTAAAACTTATTCCAATAATACCAACATGAAGACTCCTCATCCCCTATAATTCCTCTGGTAGGTTCTTCTCTTAAGAACAGTATAATGCAGACGTGGTTGCAGTACTTAATAATAGTATCGCCATCTTGTTGCGACCTTGATTGCAACAATTGATAATGCGAGAACATGACTTTGTTCTTCTGCTTAGCTGTTTGTAGAAAATGTGCTCTTGTGCATTACCATTGATGCCATTATTGTTATTCTTGTTGCTATcataaatttagtatttttcttattttgataaaaaagaagaaactttTGAGATGAAGAAAAGAGGTATGTAAAATGAGAGAGGTACAAGAGACCCTCCCTAGTTAGCAGGTAAGAATGCAACGCATAATATCATTGGTTTGGGATTCTTTTGAGGCttgataataaatattattgaagGTATTTTGTCTAGGGAAAATCTATGTTTGTTCTGCACTAATTCAGCCAAAACTATGGGCTTATATagcttttttccatttttcccAGCTTCTTTGTGGGTTATTTCCGAGTCATTCATAGTATGTCACTGTCTGCTTAatattttactttctttgtCATTTTTTTCCCTGTTAAGTTTGCTACTTTAGTGAGAAAACACAAATAACTTCCTTTCAGATATCAACAATATGGAAAATCCCGTATGAAGGTGGTGAGTGGAAACCATGCATAAAGAGATCTTCACAAGGTACTTTCATAGATATGCCCATAGAGATTGGCATGCCTTGTTACTTTGTCCATTCTCGTAACAACATGTTTTCTTTATGAGGATACCTTGTCCTCACTGATGtactcttctctttctcttcaatAAATTTCCTTTACTATAAATGGAAcccaaagaaaggaaagaatatTCAGAAGTATAATATGAAGTGTCAATTCTCCAGTTTTGTTGCTTATGGCATTAtcattttattcaatatttatataattttttgttacatttttttaatagcCCTTCCCGAGTCTAATGGATACATATACGTAGAGGCTAATGGAGGCTTAAATCAACAAAGGACATCAGTTAAGTTTTCTGCACATTCATTCTTTTTGTTTGTTCTGTGTTGAATTTAGCACTGCTCTTGacttatttatttaatgaatcTTGTGTTATATAGATATGCAATGCGGTTGCCGTGGCTGGCTATCTGAATGCCACTTTATTGATCCCCAATTTTCGTTATCATAGCATATGGAAAGATCCTAGGTtagttttctcatttttttaattctagcTTTTCATAACTAGAAAATTCTACTGTCTTGACTACTACAATAATTATAGTTCCTACATTTTAGTGGTGTCTTTGTGGTTAGGGGATACATATGTTATTGTATATGGCTGATATGTGCTTATGAAGGCTAGAGATATAGGATGGTTTCAGTGAATATAGTCATATACTGTTACAGACAATTTGCAAGTTTATTACCATTTGTAATTTATGACTTCGTAACATTTATCTCAAAAGATTTGTTTCTAACCAAATATCCTAAAAGTAAATCCAAATCAATATTAAACTAATTAGGAGTTACTAATCAATGTTGGGGAAGATAAATATGTTTGTCCTTTTCCAGTCCAAAATGCCCTCTCTCTTAAATAGGCTATGCCCTCAACACCAGGAGTTACCCAGAAATGAAATTAGGAAATTATTGGGCAACAGAAATTAGAGGTAAGGAATCACCCTTGACGTGGGCATTTATTTTGGAAACAAAAGCCGCCTTTTGTATATATGTGCAGAAACTGATCAACAGACTAAAGCAAACCCAACACGGaccaaaaataccaaaaattttTTCCAAAGGAATTGCAGAATCTGCTGGGAAGTGGATTGATGAGTCACAGCTTCAGAATCTGATCTACATGACATGCATGGAGGAGAGACTAGAATGAACTGTATCAGCCATCGAAGCTGCAAGAAGTGACTAGTTTTCAATTATATTAAGCAGTCCGAATAAAGGCTTTTAGAATTTCAAATTGGCTTATCTAATAAAATCTCTCTTTTGTGGTAGAGTGcctaagaaactaaaagattgtaaataaaaaacagcaataTAACCAAGCTTTATCGTTTAGATTAGGTATTGTTATTTCTACTTGCTAGTAGGTTTTGGCAAGTTATCCTTGTTGTCTTTGGTCATGCTTACTTCCCTGGTTTTCGTATGCTGGTTCGATAAATGTTCATTTTCCCATTATGGTATTAGTTCGGAGTATTATCCCTTATCTTCCATGTAAGGGCTGCTTCATAATCAATTATACTACGATGTTCTTTTTGTAGTTTCTGTAGTGTTCAGTGCCATTTTCCAGGATTAACTGCTTTGCTTCTTATCAATATTACAGTTTTAATGACTTGTGAGCTACTTGGTAGGTTTTCCCATTGTTGATAAATGTATTTCATTTTAGTTAGACTAAGTTTTTCATGTTGTTTCAAATTTCCAGCAAGTTCAAGGACATTTTTGATCAGGACTATTTTATCGACACCTTGAAAAATGATGTATGGGTGGTTGAAGATGTTCCTGAGTATCTAATGGAAAGATTTGGCGACGACATGGCAAATGTTTACAATTTTAGGATCAAGGCATGGTCATCTATTGCATATTACAAAGATGTGGTCCTACCAAAGTTACTTGAAGAGAAGTGAGTATATGATATTCATTTGATGGATCTAACGCTTATTGCCATTTGTCTCCTAAGAGCTAAACATATCAAAGTATTTAATGCATTCCAACTCAGAAAActttaatataaaatcaatGATGTTGCATGAGGTCAAATGTAGGATGGCGAAGAAAAACTAACAATGAGTTCAGTGTTGCAAGAGTGggaatgtgtttttttttttcgatagTACACCACTCACAAAATTCCCAAAGAGGTGAGGGACACAAACCAAAACCCAACTGAAATCAAAGAACAACAATAGTCTAAAAGCAACTAGAACTAGAAATCAGAGACAACCTATATCAACTAGAagacagaaaagaaaataagaacactGCTGCCAAATCAAATAACTCCCATGTCTAATCAAATCACCCTAATATATACAAGAGCCCAACTGAGTGTGAATGTTGTGTTGATTGAGTAGATACACTAGACAAGATTTTATACCGACAAATCCACTTGAAAGAAGGTTGAGGTGACAATGGAATATTATTGTATGCTCCTTGAGCACATTAGTGCATTCTCCAAGAGAATCCACAACTGCTCATTTcaatttgtaaatataatattaattaaaatgctttgaattatacaaaaattaagaatGAGTAGTTATGTTTATTCTTGGAGCAATAAATTTGCTTCAAGAGCATGGAAAAATTTTACAGGTAACAACTATATTGTAAAAGATGATAAAATCATTAGGTGATCTATCTCTATGGATTTGTTTCTGTTTATTAGTCAGTTAATACACTTTCATATGCTTGTGTCAAGTTAGGCTGCCTACATTACTTCCTTTGGGTTTGGCCCTTTCTAGGACCCTGCATTGCATAATACAAGAGCTTGTACACTGGGCATTTTTAAATATCCTATTCCTTGCTCTgcaatttagattttttttcatGCATATTGACATTAATGCTATGATGCTTGGTTATATCATTTCATATTTATAGTTTCACAAGAGGAAAACAAGTATATGTTTTGTCTTGTTTTACagattttattgattaaatcaTGCAGGGTTATAAGGATTTCTCCTTTTGCAAATAGATTGTCTTTTGACGCTCCTCCAGCTGTGCAGCGTCTTAGATGCTTAGCAAATTATGAGGCTTTACGATTCGCAAGTCCTATATTGACCTTGGGTGAATCTTTGGTTGCAAGAATGAGGAAACATAGTGCAATAAATGGCGGAAAGTATGTGTCTGTACATCTGCGTTTTGAAGAGGTTGGCTTTAGTCAGATATAAAAATTGCTTTGAAGTATGAATGTTACACTACAGAGTAATCTTTGAAGCAGCTGTTGTGTATTGCTTTCCAATGTGCAGGATATGGTTGCCTTCTCTTGTTGTACTTTTGATGGCGGAGAACATGAGAAAGAAGAAATGATTGCGGCACGGGAAAGAGGTTGGAGAGGAAAATTCACAAGACCTGGGCGAGTTATACGCCCTGGGGTAATCAGGATCAACGGGAAGTGTCCCCTCACTCCATTAGAGGTATTATTTCCCTAAATGTCCAGTTATCTTAGTGTAGGAGGAGGACCAAGATTTTAGGGAATACATTTATTGTAGTTTTTACTCTTGCTAGGATATCCAAAAGTTTCCTGTAATGTGCTCTTTGCTTGGTCACTTTCATCTTGTTAGTGTTATTATTCAACAAGAATGATAAGAATTTCTCTCATTTCATTTGCTTAAGATATGGCCAATGCCTTCTTGCATGTTGTTAGGTTGGCCTCATGTTGAGAGGAATGGGTTTTGCAAAGAACACATCTATCTATTTGGCTTCTGGTAAAATACACAATGCAAAGAAAACAATGGTCCCATTATTAGAAATGTTTCCTAATTTGCATACAAAGGAGACCTTGGCATCTAAAGAGGAACTAGCTCCATTCAAGGTATGAATTTGCTTGCCACAACCCTACTCATAAACTTTGATTAAGTGCCACCTGTGATTTTGACTTGAGTTACTTCTTCTAGAATTACTCTTCCAGGATGGCTGCCATAGACTATACCGTTTGTCTTCATAGTGAGGTGTTCGTGACAACACAGGGTGGTAACTTCCCCCATTTTCTTTTTGGCCACAGAAGATACTTATATGGAGGACACGCTAAGACAATTAAGCCTGATAAGCGGAAATTAGCATTACTATTCGATGGTCCCAGTATTGGGTAATTGTTACTTCAGTATATCTTTCTTCCTgtccaattttattttgaaaattgagtaatcttttaaagataagatatattCTGAAGGGGGAATATTTGAAGTTTAATTACTAGTAATACAAAAGGGAGTGGGTTTCTTAACAAGCTCATTTTTAACAAGGAGGATGTTGTTGTTGGCTTGTTGCGCTTGTTCTTTACTGATTTGGAGGGCTTTTCTACCCTTTtgaataaccaataataatctGTTTGACTGTTTGAGTATACAAAGATGTTCCTAGTTGTTTACCTGGgctattattttatcaaaaatactACGTCAACAGATAGTTTTGACAACTATACGCGACAACTACAGAAAGCAAGAGATGTGTGTATTATGGGCCACGTATAAGAAGCTCAAAATGTGcatctctttattttattttattagttgaaAGTATCTGACCTCCATTGATTTGATTACTTTCACAGATGGAAAACTCTGAAAGAAGAACTGCTGAGCATGAGGTCACACAGTGATGAAAAAGGAATTGAGCTAAAAAAACCAAATGAATCAATATATAGCTTTCCATGCCCGGATTGTATGTGCCGCTTAAACAGAACCAATGATTCAAGAAGTTCAGCAAAGTAGTCCCCTCAGTATTTGACAAAACTTTACTGCATATGGTTTGTGAGCATGCCTCGCCACTTGCTAACTGCCTACTAGTTTTTTGTTAGTTCAatgctttttaaatttttttcccttCTGATGAGAGGGCA harbors:
- the LOC107471631 gene encoding protein ESMERALDA 1-like, which translates into the protein MLLAKTTRVSPTVDQIPTVGNITVAQFQFPAQITGAIVVAFKNHRNQYPILNILNKTLPWNLNMVRAKKKYYVVFIGRVPGIYSSWPACHTQVNEFSGNLHKAYETIDEARMAFEQFLSGRRSQTQHTNNSPLLHQIHATSIRHHPSPIPDQLLPFDEGIQEQRQIEGGDNHSTLELLDLPGIKVLGSPKGYGSPRLLWLFLSILLRRQGIFLFAPLVYISCMLLYMGTVAFDIVPIISHRSAPGSVYRSPELYAKLRPDIENDDSSTDAISTIWKIPYEGGEWKPCIKRSSQALPESNGYIYVEANGGLNQQRTSICNAVAVAGYLNATLLIPNFRYHSIWKDPSKFKDIFDQDYFIDTLKNDVWVVEDVPEYLMERFGDDMANVYNFRIKAWSSIAYYKDVVLPKLLEEKVIRISPFANRLSFDAPPAVQRLRCLANYEALRFASPILTLGESLVARMRKHSAINGGKYVSVHLRFEEDMVAFSCCTFDGGEHEKEEMIAARERGWRGKFTRPGRVIRPGVIRINGKCPLTPLEVGLMLRGMGFAKNTSIYLASGKIHNAKKTMVPLLEMFPNLHTKETLASKEELAPFKNYSSRMAAIDYTVCLHSEVFVTTQGGNFPHFLFGHRRYLYGGHAKTIKPDKRKLALLFDGPSIGWKTLKEELLSMRSHSDEKGIELKKPNESIYSFPCPDCMCRLNRTNDSRSSAK